The Streptomyces phaeolivaceus genome has a window encoding:
- a CDS encoding DM13 domain-containing protein yields MGRVRAVLARPWAVGVLVVAVVAVGLGSYWFQPWKLWQDRTVTEALPGAVEPSAAPEKGGPGATSPTGSPTPSASAPAGPETLAGGELISHEHTTSGAVKLVRLADGSHVVRLENLDTSNGPDLRVWLTDAPVKEGRAGWHVFDDGEYVSLGRLKGNKGSQNYPLPADVDPARFSSVSIWCDRFDVSFGAAELARV; encoded by the coding sequence ATGGGGCGGGTACGGGCCGTGTTGGCCAGGCCATGGGCGGTCGGGGTCTTGGTGGTAGCGGTCGTGGCCGTCGGCTTGGGGTCGTACTGGTTCCAGCCGTGGAAGCTGTGGCAGGACCGGACGGTCACGGAGGCTCTGCCGGGTGCCGTGGAACCCTCTGCGGCGCCTGAGAAGGGTGGGCCCGGAGCGACCTCGCCGACGGGTTCACCGACACCGTCCGCGTCGGCGCCCGCCGGGCCGGAGACGTTGGCCGGTGGTGAGCTGATCAGCCATGAGCACACCACTTCCGGCGCGGTGAAACTCGTGCGGCTCGCCGACGGCTCTCATGTCGTACGGCTGGAGAACCTCGACACCAGCAACGGGCCGGACCTCCGTGTCTGGCTGACCGACGCGCCGGTGAAGGAGGGCCGTGCGGGGTGGCATGTCTTCGACGACGGGGAGTACGTCAGCCTCGGCAGGCTGAAGGGCAACAAAGGCAGTCAGAACTACCCCCTTCCTGCGGATGTCGACCCGGCCCGGTTCAGCAGCGTCAGCATCTGGTGCGACCGGTTCGACGTCTCGTTCGGCGCCGCGGAGCTCGCCCGGGTGTGA
- a CDS encoding DNA-directed RNA polymerase subunit alpha — MLIAQRPSLTEEVVEEFRSRFVIEPLEPGFGHALGNSLRRTLLSSVPGAAVTSIRIDGVLHEFTTVPGVREDVTDLTLNIKQLVFSSEDDEPVVMYLRKQGPGLVTAADIALRGSVEVHNPDLVLATLNGKGKLEMELTVERGRGYVSAVQNKQVGQEIGRIPVDSIYSPVLKVTYKVEATRVERRTDFDKLIVDVETKQAMRPRDAMASAGKTLVELFGLARELNIDAEGIDMGPSPTDAALDADPVLPIEELGLTVRSYNCLKREGIHLVEELVALSEADLHDIRNFGAKSIDEVKAKVAGLGLAFKGSPEGEPHATYGSAGVST; from the coding sequence ATGCTGATTGCCCAGCGTCCCTCGTTGACCGAAGAGGTCGTCGAGGAGTTCCGCTCCCGGTTCGTGATCGAGCCGCTGGAACCGGGCTTCGGTCACGCCCTCGGCAATTCCCTCCGCCGTACCCTCTTGTCGTCCGTTCCGGGTGCGGCGGTCACGTCCATCCGCATCGACGGCGTTCTGCATGAGTTCACCACCGTGCCCGGCGTCAGGGAGGACGTCACCGACCTGACCCTCAACATCAAGCAGCTGGTCTTCTCCTCGGAGGACGACGAGCCGGTCGTGATGTACCTGCGCAAGCAGGGTCCGGGTCTGGTCACCGCCGCCGACATCGCCCTGCGGGGCAGCGTCGAGGTGCACAACCCCGACCTGGTCCTCGCCACGCTCAACGGCAAGGGCAAGCTGGAGATGGAGCTGACGGTCGAGCGCGGTCGCGGTTACGTCTCCGCCGTGCAGAACAAGCAGGTGGGCCAGGAGATCGGCCGTATCCCGGTCGATTCGATCTACTCGCCGGTTCTGAAGGTCACATACAAGGTCGAGGCCACGCGTGTCGAGCGGCGCACCGACTTCGACAAGCTGATCGTCGACGTCGAGACCAAGCAGGCGATGCGTCCCCGTGACGCCATGGCCTCCGCAGGCAAGACCCTGGTCGAGCTGTTCGGTCTGGCCCGTGAGCTGAACATCGACGCCGAGGGCATCGACATGGGTCCGTCCCCCACGGACGCCGCCCTCGACGCCGACCCGGTGCTGCCGATCGAGGAGCTGGGGCTCACCGTTCGGTCGTACAACTGTCTCAAGCGCGAGGGCATCCACCTCGTGGAAGAGCTCGTCGCCCTGTCCGAGGCCGACCTCCACGACATCCGCAACTTCGGTGCGAAGTCCATCGACGAGGTCAAGGCGAAGGTGGCTGGCCTGGGCCTGGCCTTCAAAGGCAGCCCCGAAGGCGAACCTCACGCCACCTACGGAAGCGCGGGTGTGTCAACTTGA
- a CDS encoding DUF2180 family protein, which translates to MQCYDCLADDQVTTAVAVCASCGAALCREHVRAEHREIRQLVGVGKATHEPSARRLVCGICYGAESPPSASET; encoded by the coding sequence ATGCAGTGCTACGACTGCCTCGCTGACGATCAGGTGACGACCGCGGTGGCGGTGTGCGCTTCCTGCGGTGCTGCCCTGTGCAGGGAGCATGTGCGCGCGGAGCACAGGGAGATCCGGCAGTTGGTCGGCGTGGGGAAGGCCACCCATGAGCCCTCGGCGCGCAGGCTGGTGTGCGGTATCTGCTACGGCGCGGAGAGCCCGCCCTCCGCGTCGGAGACCTGA
- a CDS encoding TerC family protein: MHDVPFWLWIVFAVTVLVSLAVDLLAHREAHVIGFREATAWSGVWVGLAILFGAVVFLVVGTTAGVEYTTAWLLEKSLSVDNLFVFALIFGYFKVPRAYQHRVLFLGVLGALVFRGIFLAAGVAVVSRFTAVLFVFAAVLFYSTYKILREEEDSFDPGRSLAVRLLRKVVPVRDDYAGNRFFVREAGRRVATPLLAVVAAIEAADLVFAVDSVPAVLAVSSDVFIVYTSNAFAILGLRALYFMLAGLLDRFHYLSKGLALILAFIGVKLVLQASHETISTAVPEVPSLLSLAVIATVLATSVALSVLRPPSTPSAKPEHQENPKEN, encoded by the coding sequence GTGCATGACGTGCCGTTCTGGCTATGGATCGTGTTCGCCGTCACCGTGCTGGTGTCGTTGGCGGTGGACCTGCTCGCGCACCGGGAGGCGCACGTCATCGGCTTCCGTGAGGCCACCGCGTGGAGCGGGGTCTGGGTGGGCCTGGCGATCCTGTTCGGCGCTGTCGTCTTCCTCGTGGTCGGCACGACCGCCGGTGTCGAGTACACGACCGCGTGGCTGCTGGAGAAGAGCCTGTCGGTCGACAACCTCTTCGTCTTCGCGCTGATCTTCGGCTACTTCAAAGTGCCGCGCGCCTACCAGCACCGAGTGCTGTTCCTCGGAGTGCTCGGCGCGCTGGTCTTCCGGGGGATCTTTCTCGCGGCCGGTGTCGCTGTGGTCAGCCGCTTCACCGCCGTTCTGTTCGTGTTCGCCGCCGTCCTCTTCTACAGCACGTACAAAATCCTCAGAGAGGAGGAGGACAGCTTCGACCCCGGCCGAAGCCTCGCCGTCCGTCTCCTGCGCAAGGTCGTCCCCGTCCGGGACGACTACGCGGGCAACCGGTTCTTCGTCAGGGAGGCAGGACGACGAGTAGCCACCCCGCTGCTCGCCGTCGTCGCCGCGATCGAGGCGGCCGACCTCGTCTTCGCCGTCGACAGCGTCCCCGCCGTGCTGGCCGTCAGCAGCGACGTCTTCATCGTCTACACCAGCAACGCCTTCGCCATCCTCGGTCTGCGTGCCCTCTACTTCATGCTCGCGGGCCTGCTCGACCGGTTCCACTACCTCAGCAAGGGCCTCGCGCTCATCCTCGCGTTCATCGGCGTCAAGCTGGTCCTCCAGGCGTCCCACGAGACGATCAGCACCGCCGTCCCCGAGGTCCCCTCCTTGCTCAGTCTGGCCGTGATCGCCACCGTCCTGGCCACTTCCGTGGCGCTCAGTGTGCTGCGGCCTCCGTCGACACCCTCCGCGAAGCCCGAACACCAAGAAAATCCCAAAGAGAACTAA
- a CDS encoding uracil-DNA glycosylase has protein sequence MTSRDRFRTTAPRTLRHPDALSARLLAVRTEPAVRPLNDWVERLRGRLGDGESVPWFDPASGGTEARSLFLLEAPGQKSMGAEATLRRTGSGIISVDNDDPTAQNCWTLRTEAGLPYQESLHWNIVPWYLGTADRIAAPGRTEIQRAAPFLHEVISMLPKLEVVVPMGRKAQAGWAAYQERYAPTVHTLTTWHPSPRVFASRPAARQEILDVLRRAADLLDIDGRPTDGG, from the coding sequence ATGACCTCACGTGATCGATTTCGCACCACGGCCCCCCGAACCCTGCGCCACCCCGACGCACTGAGTGCCCGGCTGCTCGCCGTCAGGACGGAGCCCGCGGTACGCCCCTTGAACGACTGGGTGGAGAGACTGCGCGGGCGGCTCGGCGACGGCGAGTCCGTGCCGTGGTTCGACCCCGCTTCCGGCGGCACCGAGGCCCGGAGCCTCTTTCTCCTTGAGGCACCGGGCCAGAAGTCCATGGGAGCCGAAGCGACCCTGAGACGCACCGGCAGCGGCATCATCTCCGTCGACAACGACGACCCGACGGCGCAGAACTGCTGGACGCTACGCACCGAGGCGGGTCTGCCGTACCAGGAGTCCCTGCACTGGAACATCGTGCCCTGGTATCTGGGCACCGCGGACCGCATCGCCGCCCCCGGACGGACGGAGATACAACGCGCGGCACCCTTCCTGCACGAGGTGATCTCCATGCTGCCCAAGCTGGAGGTGGTCGTGCCGATGGGCCGCAAGGCGCAGGCCGGCTGGGCGGCTTACCAGGAGCGATACGCGCCGACGGTCCACACTCTGACGACCTGGCACCCGAGCCCCCGGGTGTTCGCTTCCCGTCCCGCGGCCCGCCAGGAGATCCTGGACGTCCTACGCCGAGCGGCAGACCTGCTCGACATCGACGGCCGACCCACCGACGGCGGCTGA
- a CDS encoding LamG-like jellyroll fold domain-containing protein codes for MLALLATMGPLPGTAAADAAAEPALSEGQKALAEAKESGERVEVVGERTERTTVYANPDGFSFTLEESAVPVRVSAPGGGWITPDATLEVRGDGTVAPKAAAVEMEFSGGGTSDPLVKISDRGRSLGLSWPGKLPEPELDGADALYPEVLPGVDLRVTATTEGFRHVLVVKSPEAATSDDLKRIDYALKTTGLDVVKGKTGNLTAVDDDGNRVFRAPRAQMWDSAGADSADAVSGSRPMSVRTVALDTEESDKAARSTDIAGSETSQESDQAEPGASPTEDSEPRAGDKVATMDVKLTDDTLSVIPDSGMLTGTKDSAFPLFIDPTVTWGESERTLLRSDGYESYGWGNGDDGLGKGVGECGTWGGYYCGPGYVQRLYFEFSPASLKGKHVLDATFRVTEPWAFQCDPRWVDLVRTNNISSSTTWSSRPKHLDLMGDRHVSAGRGSLCDPDSPDAPIEFNDNPEETDENLTSTVRSFAAGKFSRLTLMLKAKDETDTAAWKRFKNDAVLAVDFVGLPAKPTGIGLVTGSGTVCETAESDPAVVSDPTPALTATAQTASGGEKDAQLRVALDMDHKNSDGTWSDTTAGNGDLAPSSGYVGDGVKLTKSWSTLSEGKLYRYRAWVRSYYNSGGSYLAGPSNASTSGWCYFKVDPTAPKAPKITVGSPYSVCTDTACPAGGGPGQKATFTFGPATGDSNVAYQYKLSTADAWSTPVNGSTVSKDITPNSSGTYSVYVRAKDSVGRWGAQYVVDFLVAAGEGPVGRWHFDEPDGTAVDSATADGADNATLAGGAVRDDRGRRGLVTHDSEGQPLEEAVTDKGLSLNGTTAYAETSAPVLETRSAYTVSAWARLDEGGKNASVLAQPGGQGNTFVLWYLADVKQWFFGVLDQDGSTLRGKYSVYAAQTGVWTHLAGSYDPATEELIFYVDGRRQSQPLATGAGSWESTGGLQFGRYKFPSGNSTYHFPGSIDEVAVWQRVLTHEEVADETKLLISENFAGVELVADWNAARGSGTTVADTTSGYGRSLTLAGGAAISDEAIVLDGVDDAATAPGPLVYDHAPFTVSTLVELDSAKLVSKDVGYTGQVLGQRTADGSAWGLWYELTGKDTVLDEETLEEVTKPVGVWHFGRLNADGTFSSVVSDEVAALDSPVRLTGIYDSVYGTISLYLGYGQNGDAKAFTVQLGSGDFAIGKGFTGGAWKHYLPARVSEVRLWAGAMASPEQVEVRVGD; via the coding sequence ATGCTCGCGCTGCTCGCAACGATGGGTCCGTTGCCGGGAACGGCGGCGGCCGATGCGGCGGCGGAACCCGCCTTGTCGGAGGGACAGAAGGCCCTCGCCGAGGCCAAGGAGTCGGGCGAGCGTGTCGAGGTCGTCGGCGAGCGGACGGAACGTACGACCGTCTACGCCAACCCCGATGGTTTCAGCTTCACGTTGGAGGAGTCCGCGGTTCCGGTGCGGGTGTCCGCGCCTGGTGGGGGTTGGATCACGCCCGACGCCACGCTGGAGGTCCGCGGCGACGGGACTGTGGCGCCGAAAGCAGCCGCGGTAGAAATGGAGTTCTCCGGAGGCGGGACCTCCGACCCACTGGTGAAGATCTCTGACCGAGGCCGGTCTCTGGGGCTCAGCTGGCCTGGCAAGCTTCCCGAACCCGAGTTGGACGGTGCCGACGCGCTGTACCCGGAGGTGCTGCCGGGCGTCGACTTGCGAGTCACCGCGACTACGGAGGGCTTCCGGCACGTCCTGGTGGTCAAGTCGCCCGAGGCCGCCACTTCGGATGACCTCAAGCGGATCGACTACGCGCTGAAGACGACCGGTCTGGACGTCGTGAAGGGCAAGACCGGCAACCTCACCGCGGTCGACGACGACGGCAACCGGGTGTTCCGCGCGCCACGCGCGCAGATGTGGGACTCGGCCGGGGCGGATTCCGCCGACGCCGTATCGGGAAGTCGGCCGATGTCCGTGCGGACGGTGGCCCTGGACACCGAGGAGAGCGACAAGGCCGCGCGCTCCACGGACATCGCGGGCTCCGAGACATCGCAGGAATCGGATCAGGCCGAGCCCGGTGCCTCGCCCACCGAAGACTCCGAACCCCGGGCCGGCGACAAGGTCGCCACGATGGATGTGAAGCTCACCGACGACACGCTGTCGGTGATCCCGGACAGCGGCATGCTCACCGGCACCAAGGATTCGGCCTTCCCGCTGTTCATCGACCCCACGGTGACCTGGGGCGAGTCGGAGCGCACGCTGCTGCGCAGCGACGGTTACGAGTCGTACGGCTGGGGCAACGGTGACGACGGTCTCGGCAAAGGTGTCGGCGAGTGCGGGACGTGGGGCGGGTACTACTGCGGCCCGGGATATGTGCAGCGGTTGTACTTCGAGTTCTCGCCGGCGAGTCTGAAGGGCAAGCACGTCCTGGACGCCACGTTCCGGGTGACCGAGCCGTGGGCGTTCCAGTGCGACCCGCGCTGGGTGGACCTGGTCCGCACGAACAACATCTCCTCGTCGACCACCTGGTCCTCGCGGCCCAAGCACCTGGACCTGATGGGCGACCGGCACGTGTCGGCCGGCCGGGGATCGCTGTGCGACCCGGACTCGCCGGACGCGCCGATCGAGTTCAACGACAACCCCGAGGAGACGGACGAGAACCTCACCTCGACGGTACGGAGCTTCGCGGCGGGCAAGTTCTCGCGGCTCACGCTGATGCTCAAGGCCAAGGACGAGACGGACACGGCGGCCTGGAAGCGGTTCAAGAACGACGCCGTGCTGGCGGTCGACTTCGTCGGTCTGCCCGCCAAGCCCACCGGCATCGGTCTGGTGACCGGATCGGGCACGGTGTGCGAGACGGCCGAGTCGGACCCGGCGGTCGTCTCCGATCCCACCCCGGCCCTGACGGCGACGGCGCAGACCGCGTCCGGCGGTGAGAAGGACGCCCAGTTGCGTGTCGCCCTCGACATGGATCACAAGAACAGCGACGGCACCTGGTCGGACACCACGGCGGGCAACGGCGACCTCGCCCCGTCGAGCGGGTACGTCGGCGACGGTGTGAAACTGACCAAGTCCTGGTCCACGTTGAGCGAGGGGAAGCTCTACCGGTACCGGGCCTGGGTGCGCTCGTACTACAACAGCGGTGGCAGCTATCTCGCGGGGCCGTCGAACGCCTCGACGAGCGGCTGGTGCTACTTCAAGGTCGACCCGACGGCGCCCAAGGCCCCGAAGATCACTGTCGGCAGCCCCTATTCCGTCTGCACCGACACGGCATGCCCGGCCGGTGGTGGTCCCGGCCAGAAGGCCACCTTCACCTTCGGTCCGGCCACCGGTGACTCCAACGTCGCCTACCAGTACAAGCTGTCCACCGCGGACGCCTGGTCGACGCCCGTCAACGGATCGACGGTGTCGAAGGACATCACGCCCAACAGCTCCGGCACGTACAGCGTGTATGTGCGAGCGAAGGACAGCGTGGGCCGCTGGGGCGCGCAGTACGTGGTGGACTTCCTCGTCGCCGCCGGTGAAGGGCCGGTGGGCCGCTGGCACTTCGACGAGCCGGACGGCACCGCGGTGGACTCCGCCACCGCCGACGGCGCCGACAACGCGACGCTGGCCGGAGGCGCGGTGCGTGACGACCGCGGTCGGCGCGGGCTGGTCACGCACGACAGCGAGGGGCAGCCGCTGGAGGAGGCCGTCACGGACAAGGGACTGTCGCTGAACGGGACCACCGCCTACGCCGAGACCAGCGCGCCGGTGCTGGAGACCCGCTCTGCCTACACGGTCTCGGCCTGGGCGCGACTGGACGAGGGCGGCAAGAACGCCTCCGTGCTCGCACAGCCGGGGGGACAGGGCAACACGTTCGTCCTGTGGTACCTCGCTGATGTGAAGCAGTGGTTCTTCGGTGTGCTCGACCAGGACGGCTCCACCCTTCGCGGGAAGTACTCCGTCTACGCCGCCCAGACGGGCGTGTGGACCCATCTGGCCGGCAGCTACGACCCGGCCACGGAGGAGCTGATCTTCTACGTCGACGGCCGTCGGCAGAGTCAGCCCCTGGCGACCGGCGCGGGTTCCTGGGAGTCCACCGGAGGGCTGCAGTTCGGCCGTTACAAGTTCCCCAGCGGCAACTCCACCTACCATTTCCCCGGCTCGATCGACGAAGTCGCCGTCTGGCAGCGGGTCCTGACCCACGAGGAGGTCGCGGACGAGACGAAGCTGTTGATCTCGGAGAACTTCGCCGGCGTCGAGTTGGTGGCCGACTGGAACGCGGCGAGGGGGAGCGGAACGACCGTGGCGGACACCACGTCCGGCTACGGCAGGAGCCTGACCTTGGCCGGCGGCGCCGCCATCAGCGATGAGGCCATCGTCCTGGACGGAGTGGACGACGCGGCCACCGCTCCGGGTCCGCTGGTGTACGACCACGCCCCCTTCACCGTGTCCACGCTCGTCGAGCTGGACTCCGCGAAACTGGTGAGCAAGGACGTCGGATACACCGGCCAGGTCCTGGGCCAGCGGACGGCGGACGGCTCGGCGTGGGGCCTCTGGTACGAGCTGACCGGCAAGGACACCGTGCTCGACGAGGAGACACTGGAGGAGGTCACGAAGCCGGTCGGCGTCTGGCACTTCGGTCGCCTGAACGCGGACGGCACCTTCTCCTCCGTGGTCTCCGACGAAGTGGCCGCCCTGGACAGTCCGGTACGGCTGACCGGCATCTACGACTCGGTGTACGGCACGATCAGCCTCTATCTGGGCTATGGGCAGAACGGTGACGCGAAGGCGTTCACCGTCCAGCTGGGCAGCGGGGACTTCGCCATCGGCAAGGGTTTCACAGGCGGAGCCTGGAAGCACTACCTACCCGCTCGCGTCTCCGAAGTCCGCCTGTGGGCGGGGGCGATGGCGAGCCCGGAGCAGGTCGAAGTCCGCGTGGGCGACTGA